Part of the Vigna angularis cultivar LongXiaoDou No.4 chromosome 1, ASM1680809v1, whole genome shotgun sequence genome, TTCCAACTTTTTGGAAGGAACAGTGCCACCTGGTTTAGGAAATCTCCCATTTCTTCGCATGTATAATATTGGTTATAATAGGATAGTGAGTTCAGGTGTTGGAGGTTTAGACTTCATTACCTCTTTGACAAACAGTACTCGACTCAACTTTCTGGCAATTGATGGAAATATGCTGGAAGGTGTGATTCCTGAAACCGTTGGCAATCTCTCCAAGGACCTGTCAACGTTATACATGGGACAGAATCGTTTCAATGGAAGCATACCCCGCTCCATTGGCCTTCTTAGTGGCTTGCAGTTGTTAAACATAAGCCACAATTCAATCTCTGGAGAAATCCCACATGAGTTAGGCCAGTTAGCGGAACTACAAGAACTATCTCTAGCTGGAAATGAGATATCAGGGGTCATTCCAGATTCCCTTGGTAATCTCCTCAAGTTAAACCTGATTGATTTGTCAAGAAACAAATTTGTGGGAAGAATACCTACTAGTTTTGGGAATTTGCAAAGTCTGCTTTACATGGACTTATCAAGCAACCAACTCAATGGAAGCATTCCTGTGGAAATCCTCAATCTCCCAACTTTGAGCAATGTTTTGAACTTGTCAATGAACTCTTTGAGTGGAGCAATACCTCAAATTGGAAGATTGAGTGGTGTTGCCTCCATTGACTTTTCTAGCAATCAATTGGATGGTGACATTCCCAGTTCATTCAGCAATTGTCTCAGCttggaaaatttgtttttgaacCGGAATCAGCTTTCGGGTTCCATTCCAAAGGCTCTTGGAGAAGTGAGAGCCTTGGAAACTTTGGACCTATCCACCAACCGACTATCTGGAGCCATTCCTGTTGAACTTCAAAACTTACAGGTTCTTAGGTTCTTAAACCTCTCGTACAATGATTTAGAAGGAGCCATTCCAAGTGGTGGAGTTTTCCAAAATCTCTCTGCTGTACATTTGGAAGGCAATGAAAATCTCTGCTTGCAAGCCCCATGTGTAAATCGTGGCGAAGGAAGAAGAAATGTGAGATATTACATCATCATAGCCGTTGCAGTAGCATTGGTACTGTGTCTCACAGTTGGCTCAATACTATATATAAGGAGCAGAAAGGTGAAGGTAGcaacattatcatcatcatcatcaccatctgaACAGCTAAAACCTCTTGCACCAATGATCTCTTATGACGAGCTTCGTTTGGCAACTGAGGAGTTCAACCAGGAAAACTTACTAGGAGTTGGCAGCTTTGGCTCAGTTTACAAAGGCAATCTAAGTGATGGAACTACTGTTGCAGTGAAAATTCTTGACACCCTAAGAACTGGTTCTCTAAAGAGTTTCTTTGCAGAATGTGAGGCTATGAAGAACTCGAGGCATCGAAATCTGGTTAAGCTTATCACATCATGCTCCAGTGTTGACTTCAAAAACAATGACTTTTGGGCTCTGGTGTATGAGTATATGTGCAATGGTAGCTTGGAAGATTGGATTAAGGGGAAGAGAAAGCATGAAAATGGAAATGGATTGAACCTTATGGAGAGATTGAACATAGCAATAGATGTTGCGTGTGCACTGGACTACCTGCACAATGATAGTGAAATCCCAGTTGTGCACTGTGATTTGAAGCCTAGCAACATTCTCTTGAACGAAGACATGACTGCAAAGGTTGGAGATTTTGGATTGGCCAGGTTGCTTGTTCAAAGATCAACCAATCAAGTTTCCATTAGCTCCACTCATGCTCTTAGGGGCTCTATTGGTTACATACCTCCAGGTTAATGCATTTTCCAATTAATTAGTTTCTCTATTCCCTCTTTATGAACCTTTTCATTTCATAACAAATTATGAAACACGATGAATAATTAGTATGGTTGGTTTTGCAATGCAGAATATGGATGGGGAGAGAAAGTAAGTGCAGCTGGAGATGTGTATAGTTTTGGTATAGTGTTGCTGGAGCTGTTCTCTGGGAAAAGTCCAACTGATGAATGCTTCACTGGAGGCCTAAGCATAAGAAGATGGATGCATTCAGCATTCAAAGAGAAGACAATGGAAGCCATTGACCCCGAGTTGGTGTCCCTCATTTTGAATGACGACCCTTCAGAGGGACCAAATAACGTACAAGTGTATTGTGTGGAAGCAATTGTAGGAGTAGCCATATCTTGCACTGCAGACAACCCAGATGAACGCATTGGCATTAGAGATGCTGTTAGTCAACTCAAATCTTCCAGAGACTCTCTTTTGAATCACTTTGATCATACTTCTGCTGCACATACCAACTCTTACTTAAAAGTTTTACTAAAATAATGCTGAAATGTTATGATCAGGGAAATGTATAACGTAATAATACTTTTGTTGACCATGAAATGATCACATGTTTTAGTTTGTCCAAGTCAATGATAGAAATTGGGgtgctaaaaaaaatataggtgTTTATGTTTTTGGTTAATTGCACTTGTAAAACTTATGTATGTCTTCTAATTGTTTATGGCGTATACTTTCTCAATGTGAGTTGTTCCAAGAAGACAAGGTATATTTGTCACCAATAAACAATAAACATTTGTTCTTACTAAGCCATAAACAAATTTGTATAGAAAATAAGATATCACTTTCAGTTTATCCTTAAATTCCTAGCAAtgcaaactatttttttttcatttttctataaaaatatatattcttttcataattaatattattgttgaaaTTATTAATGATGATTTTCttcgtaaaaaaaaattgataaactgAATTAGCAATTTGTTAGTAACCATTATAACCTCACAACCTCTATCTTTcctttttataactattttgaCTTTATTCCTTTTGGCTTAATCCTTCATACTACAAGGTTCACTTCCTGAAaagttacattttaaaatactaagaaattttcaattttatctttatgtaTTATCAATGCACAACAgaacaaaaaatatgtatacCACCTTCGTGTTTATGGAAAATAAAGATGAAACAACAGTTACTCAACAAAGCATATAAGAAATCAGAATTTTCACTAATCACTTGAAGATGCATCCACACACACTATCTGATATTATACATATTAAACTTTACACTTTAGTATAACGAATGAAAAAATAGCCAATACATTTTGCAACCCAATGAAACAAGGACTagagattaagaaaacaaaacaaaataaagtgaGTTGCTGAAGAAGAAATTAAAGACAGTAACCCTGTTTGGTTGTTATAAGATTTTGAAAATGACTGCTACGGGAATATTGACAACATGACCTTGGTTACCATACAACCCAATTCTCCCATAGCTGGC contains:
- the LOC108321866 gene encoding putative receptor-like protein kinase At3g47110, with amino-acid sequence MAFSCQLLVHFGLLIIILHHLQLHFLFIGVSAATLSITTDTEALISFKSQLRNDTLTPLSSWNQSSSPCNWTGVQCDSLNQRVISLELPSLGLSGQLSPYICNLSSLQSLQLQDNQLTGLIPDQIGNLFSLRVLNMSSNTLEGNLPSNITRLNQLQILDLSSNKIVSKIPQDIGSLKKLEVLKLGKNSLYGAIPASLGNISSLKNISFGTNFLTGSIPSDLGRLHDLIELDLILNNLNGTVPPSVYNLSSLVNFALASNSLGGEIPQDVGLKLPKLIVFNICFNYFTGGIPGSLHNLTNIQVIRMASNFLEGTVPPGLGNLPFLRMYNIGYNRIVSSGVGGLDFITSLTNSTRLNFLAIDGNMLEGVIPETVGNLSKDLSTLYMGQNRFNGSIPRSIGLLSGLQLLNISHNSISGEIPHELGQLAELQELSLAGNEISGVIPDSLGNLLKLNLIDLSRNKFVGRIPTSFGNLQSLLYMDLSSNQLNGSIPVEILNLPTLSNVLNLSMNSLSGAIPQIGRLSGVASIDFSSNQLDGDIPSSFSNCLSLENLFLNRNQLSGSIPKALGEVRALETLDLSTNRLSGAIPVELQNLQVLRFLNLSYNDLEGAIPSGGVFQNLSAVHLEGNENLCLQAPCVNRGEGRRNVRYYIIIAVAVALVLCLTVGSILYIRSRKVKVATLSSSSSPSEQLKPLAPMISYDELRLATEEFNQENLLGVGSFGSVYKGNLSDGTTVAVKILDTLRTGSLKSFFAECEAMKNSRHRNLVKLITSCSSVDFKNNDFWALVYEYMCNGSLEDWIKGKRKHENGNGLNLMERLNIAIDVACALDYLHNDSEIPVVHCDLKPSNILLNEDMTAKVGDFGLARLLVQRSTNQVSISSTHALRGSIGYIPPEYGWGEKVSAAGDVYSFGIVLLELFSGKSPTDECFTGGLSIRRWMHSAFKEKTMEAIDPELVSLILNDDPSEGPNNVQVYCVEAIVGVAISCTADNPDERIGIRDAVSQLKSSRDSLLNHFDHTSAAHTNSYLKVLLK